A stretch of Diceros bicornis minor isolate mBicDic1 chromosome 29, mDicBic1.mat.cur, whole genome shotgun sequence DNA encodes these proteins:
- the LOC131393856 gene encoding beta-defensin 104A-like, producing MRILLLLFTIFLLLYQGSPVRSDLDADRICGYGTARCRRNCKKEEFKIGRCPNTYPCCLKKWNANSSNPVKY from the exons ATGAGGATACTTTTACTGCTCTTTACTATTTTTCTTCTACTCTACCAAGGTTCTCCAG TGAGAAGTGACCTTGACGCAGACAGGATATGTGGTTATGGGACTGCTCGCTGCCGGAGGAATTGTAAAAAAGAGGAATTCAAAATTGGAAGATGCCCCAACACCTATCCATGCTGTTTGAAAAAATGGAATGCCAACTCATCGAATCCTGTAAAATACTGA